A section of the Oreochromis niloticus isolate F11D_XX linkage group LG9, O_niloticus_UMD_NMBU, whole genome shotgun sequence genome encodes:
- the tyms gene encoding thymidylate synthase, which produces MPATSEIHAGELPKQDSCEKEEKQRLTTAAEKQKNSGFFCDEQGYLSLVEHILENGRLKGDRTNTGVLSLFGAQVRYSLRDQFPLLTTKRVFWRGILEELLWFIRGSTNSKELSEKGVKIWDANGSRDFLDNLGFTDREEGDLGPVYGFQWRHFGAEYTDMHADYTGQGVDQLQKVIDTIKTNPEDRRIIMCAWNPKDLPRMALPPCHALCQFYVCDGELSCQLYQRSADMGLGVPFNIASYSLLTYMIAHITGLKPGDFVHTLGDAHVYLNHTEPLKEQLQREIRPFPKLRILRKVEKIDDFRTEDFEIYDYNPHPTIKMKMAV; this is translated from the exons atgccCGCAACTTCTGAAATACACGCCGGGGAGCTGCCGAAGCAGGACAGCtgtgagaaagaggaaaagcagCGGCTGACGACGGCGGCCGAGAAGCAGAAAAACTCTGGATTTTTCTGTGATGAACAAGGATATCTGAGTCTGGTGGAGCACATCTTGGAGAACGGGCGCTTAAAGGGGGACCGAACCAACACTGGAGTCCTGTCCCTGTTCGGCGCTCAAGTCAGATACAGCCTGAGAG ACCAGTTTCCTCTGTTGACAACAAAGAGAGTGTTCTGGAGAGGGATCCTTGAGGAGCTGCTGTGGTTCATCAGG GGATCAACAAATTCCAAGGAGCTATCAGAAAAAGGAGTGAAGATCTGGGATGCCAACGGGTCTCGGGACTTCCTGGACAACCTTGGGTTCACTGATAGAGAGGAGGGTGACCTAGGACCTGTGTATGGTTTCCAGTGGAGGCACTTTGGTGCAGAATACACAGACATGCATGCAG ATTACACAGGACAAGGTGTTGACCAGCTGCAGAAAGTCATTGACACCATCAAAACGAATCCAGAGGACCGGCGCATTATCATGTGTGCCTGGAACCCCAAAG ACCTTCCTAGGATGGCGCTGCCCCCCTGCCACGCACTCTGCCAGTTCTATGTGTGCGACGGCGAGCTGTCGTGTCAGCTGTACCAGCGCTCAGCTGATATGGGATTAGGGGTGCCTTTCAACATTGCCAGCTATTCACTTCTTACCTACATGATTGCACACATTACAGGACTCAAG CCGGGCGACTTTGTTCACACCCTGGGAGATGCTCATGTTTACCTCAACCATACTGAACCTCTCAAAGAGCAG CTTCAGCGAGAGATCCGACCCTTCCCCAAACTCAGGATCCTGAGAAAAGTGGAGAAAATCGATGATTTCCGCACGGAAGACTTTGAGATCTACGACTACAACCCACATCCCACAATCAAAATGAAGATGGCTGTTTAA
- the LOC100709398 gene encoding clusterin-like protein 1 translates to MWRFLAQILFIAEVMLCAADSPPISEETLKRLSADGEQYVDEELKGTLLGVKQVKEMMEKKEEKHRHLMDALRHSSDKKKGVMQLAKETQQKLEEAEQQCQDLTKSSFGECRPCLEDSCKAFYTSTCRRGFASFSFKVEEFFRKMATKLEDAEQVHNKNEENSGGSVAAENQVTEDKSNMELLQAEASFSELLSNISLLYNQSIGLAKKMQPVFGHAFLETFATELQSSTLSTRGSSSGFLGSVGLEHVLHSVLDFGKSMLGGFSAPVADLFEEIKEAEEYVQQSSRDTGSFSAMGPPQSGYMCRRLRRQASECWKLQDLCETCRDYLLNACPSVQQLHSEMEEMYMLLNASRQQYDGRLQLVHRHTADTQMWLSSMHDKYGWVSQLSNSTVDPHSIFSVILVSPQQQIKNNKPKADSSVTVSVMDSAPVTILVPADLEVDDPAFIQNVAQEALTLYKRQIKGME, encoded by the exons ATGTGGAGGTTTCTTGCTCAGATTCTCTTCATCGCTGAAGTCATGCTCTGTGCCGCCGACTCTCCTCCGATCAGCGAGGAAACACTGAAAA GGCTTTCCGCAGATGGAGAGCAGTATGTTGATGAGGAGCTAAAGGGAACTTTGCTCGGAGTGAAGCAGGTGAAGGAAATGATggagaagaaagaagagaagcaCAGGCACCTGATGGATGCACTGAGGCACAGCAGTGATAAGAAGAAG GGGGTGATGCAGCTGGCCaaagaaacacagcaaaaactCGAGGAAGCCGAACAACAATGTCAAGATTTAACCAAATCATCCTTTGGGGAGTGCCGACCATGTTTGGAAGATTCTTGTAAGGCCTTCTATACATCTACGTGTCGCCGCGGCTTCGCCTCTTTCTCGTTCAAG GTAGAGGAGTTTTTCAGGAAAATGGCCACTAAGTTAGAAGATGCCGAGCAGGTCCACAATAAAAATGAGGAGAATTCAGGTGGAAGTGTCGCAGCTGAAAACCAGGTCACAGAGGACAAATCCAATATGGAGCTGCTGCAGGCTGAAGCATCGTTCAGCGAGCTGTTGTCAAACATCAGCCTTTTGTACAACCAGAGCATTGGTCTGGCCAAGAAGATGCAACCTGTGTTTGGTCACGCCTTTCTAGAAACCTTCGCTACTGAGCTCCAATCCAGCACGCTTTCGACCAGAGGGTCAAGCTCTGGCTTCCTTGGGTCGGTGGGTTTGGAGCACGTTCTTCACTCAGTGCTTGACTTTGGGAAGAGCATGCTGGGAGGCTTCAGTGCCCCAGTGGCTGATTTGTTTGAGGAGATAAAAGAAGCTGAAGAGTACGTTCAGCAATCAAGTCGAG ATACAGGCTCGTTTTCTGCAATGGGACCGCCGCAGAGCGGATATATGTGCAGGAGACTCCGCAGACAAGCATCAGAGTGCTGGAAGCTTCAAGACCTGTGTGAGACGTGCAGGGATTATCTGTTAAACG CATGCCCCAGCGTGCAGCAGTTGCACTCTGAGATGGAGGAGATGTACATGCTGCTGAACGCCTCCCGTCAGCAGTATGACGGCAGGCTGCAGCTGGTCCACAGACACACGGCAGACACTCAGATGTGGCTCAGCAGCATGCATGACAAGTATGGCTGGGTCAGCCAGCTGTCCAACAGCACAGTGGACCCACACAGCATCTTCAGTGTGATATTG GTGAGTCCACAGCAACAGATAAAGAATAACAAGCCTAAAGCAGACAGCAGTGTCACTGTCTCCGTAATGGATTCAGCCCCAGTAACCATACTGGTCCCAGCAGATCTGGAGGTGGATGACCCTGCTTTCATCCAAAATGTTGCTCAAGAGGCTCTGACACTATATAAACGGCAGATAAAAG GAATGGAGTAA